One segment of Anastrepha obliqua isolate idAnaObli1 chromosome 3, idAnaObli1_1.0, whole genome shotgun sequence DNA contains the following:
- the LOC129243014 gene encoding putative odorant receptor 69a codes for MLRIYTLQDFLKYPNLALNLAWSNPFAWSGARSYSYHIMWLRRALFTFGALNLVYQNFGMLIYLFMPNESSTESFIRQITETGSIMGLTMVGACNMCVLYWHGGRIAVLMNEFQQLFPTMHAQRRAKCEKRLRGVKIPHRIEHFAAKSNLLMKYTTISYMFAWAYYNSLPIVEYLYEWLTPDVELKYHYQSNTWYPWQNNHNTHSFIAFLVAYICQMQSSLTGVAFIMAAEFILCFFTTQLQMHFDYLAMALETIDAGAANANEELKYLISYHDKLLSYAKEINDIFNISFLVNFFTSAVAICLMGFSMVMISLVHAFKYCVGLLAFILFTFFICYTGSELTDVSNKLVGAAFHGNWYDGNLAYRKMILFFIMRCRVPVVLRAYKFTTVSMPTFTTILRSSYSLFTFFQAMGK; via the exons ATGTTACGCATCTACACTCTGCAGGACTTCTTAAAGTATCCAAACTTGGCTTTAAATCTAGCCTGGTCCAACCCGTTTGCTTGGAGTGGCGCCCGCTCGTACAGTTATCACATAATGTGGCTTAGACGCGCACTCTTCACATTTGGCgcgctaaatttggtgtaccAAAATTTTGGTATGTTGATTTATCTTTTCATGCCCAACGAAAGCAGCACCGAGTCCTTCATTCGGCAAATCACGGAAACTGGTTCCATCATGGGGCTGACAATGGTGGGAGCTTGCAATATGTGCGTGCTGTATTGGCATGGAGGACGCATTGCCGTGCTAATGAATGAATTTCAACAGTTGTTCCCGACGATGCACGCCCAACGGCGCGCCAAATGTGAAAAACGCTTAAGAGGGG TCAAAATTCCACATCGTATTGAGCACTTCGCCGCGAAATCAAATCTGCTCATGAAGTACACCACCATTTCTTACATGTTTGCATGGGCCTACTACAATTCTCTACCCATTGTGGAATACCTGTACGAGTGGTTGACACCGGACGTAGAATTGAAGTATCACTATCAGTCTAATACCTGGTATCCATGGCAAAACAATCATAACACTCACTCGTTCATTGCCTTTCTAGTGGCCTATATCTGTCAAATGCAGTCATCACTAACCGGCGTCGCCTTCATCATGGCCGCCGAATTCATTCTCTGCTTTTTCACTACGCAGCTACAAATGCATTTCGATTACTTAGCCATGGCACTGGAGACGATTGATGCAGGTGCTGCTAATGCTAATGAGGAACTAAAGTATTTGATTAGTTATCACGATAAGCTACTCAG CTATGCCAAGGAGATCAATGATATCTTCAATATCTCATTTCTGGTAAACTTTTTCACTTCAGCTGTAGCAATTTGCCTGATGGGTTTCTCCATGGTGATGATCAGTTTGGTGCATGCTTTCAAATACTGCGTTGGTTTGCtggcatttattttattcactttttttatctGTTATACGGGCAGCGAGCTAACCGACGTG aGTAACAAACTCGTAGGTGCCGCATTCCATGGAAATTGGTATGATGGTAATCTGGCTTATCGGAAAATGATACTTTTCTTCATTATGCGTTGCCGCGTACCAGTTGTTTTGAGAGCATACAAATTCACCACAGTTTCAATGCCAACATTCACCACG ATTCTAAGGTCATCATATAGCCTGTTCACATTTTTCCAAGCTATgggcaaatga